One part of the Ralstonia pickettii genome encodes these proteins:
- the cyoC gene encoding cytochrome o ubiquinol oxidase subunit III, with protein MAETTASLHVTGPSGTTTVDDIPPGGYQFHVTEEPHVPNGTLLGFWLYLMSDCLIFACLFAAYGVLGREYAGGPTGAELFELPLVALNTSFLLLSSITYGFAMLQLQQNKISAMQIWLAITWVFGAAFLAVELYEFAHLIHEGAGPTRSAFLTSFFSLVGTHGLHVTFGLIWLIVLMVQVSKHGLITANKRRLMCLSMFWHFLDVVWIGVFTFVYLMGTLP; from the coding sequence ATGGCTGAAACGACCGCATCTCTGCATGTGACCGGCCCCAGTGGTACCACCACGGTGGATGACATACCGCCGGGCGGCTACCAGTTCCACGTCACCGAAGAACCGCACGTGCCAAACGGCACGCTGCTCGGATTCTGGCTGTACCTGATGAGCGACTGCCTGATCTTCGCGTGCCTGTTTGCCGCCTATGGCGTCCTGGGCCGCGAGTACGCAGGCGGGCCGACGGGGGCAGAATTGTTTGAGTTGCCTCTGGTGGCGCTCAACACATCGTTCCTGCTGCTGTCGTCTATTACGTACGGCTTTGCGATGCTGCAGCTGCAGCAGAACAAGATCTCGGCCATGCAGATCTGGCTGGCCATCACGTGGGTGTTCGGTGCGGCGTTTCTTGCAGTGGAGCTCTACGAATTCGCGCACCTGATCCACGAGGGCGCGGGGCCGACGCGCAGTGCATTCCTGACTTCGTTCTTCTCACTGGTCGGCACGCACGGGCTGCACGTGACGTTTGGCCTGATCTGGCTGATCGTGCTGATGGTGCAAGTGTCCAAGCACGGGCTGATCACGGCCAACAAGCGTCGGCTGATGTGCCTGTCGATGTTCTGGCACTTTCTGGACGTCGTCTGGATCGGCGTCTTTACCTTCGTCTACCTGATGGGAACGTTGCCATGA
- the cyoB gene encoding cytochrome o ubiquinol oxidase subunit I, translated as MPERSELANMIFGRLTWEAIPYHEPILLATFAVVALVGLVLVGALTYFRLWGYLWREWFTSIDHKKIGIMYVVLGIVMLLRGFADAVMMRIQQAVAFGDNLGYLPPHHYDQIFTAHGVIMIFFVAMPLVTGLMNFVMPLQIGARDVAFPFLNNFSFWMTTGGAVLVMMSLFVGEFARTGWLAYPPLSGILASPDVGVDYYIWALQIAGVGTVLSGINLLVTIVKMRAPGMTLMRMPIFTWTALCTNTLIVAAFPVLTAAVTLLALDRYLGTHFFTVEQGGSAMMYVNLIWIWGHPEVYILVLPAFGIFSEVVATFSRKRLFGYASMVYATVVITVLSYLVWLHHFFTMGSGASVNSFFGITTMIISIPTGAKIFNWLFTMYHGKIRFEPPMLWTIGFMVTFVIGGMTGVLLAVPPADFSLHNSLFLIAHFHNVIIGGVLFGLMAGITYWFPKAFGYRLVSSWGKASFWFWFVGFYIAFMPLYWLGMLGVTRRMNHFDDPSLQIWFQIAALGALLIAVGIACFLIQLVVSFLRREELRDTTGDPWNGRTLEWSTSSPPPQYNFAMTPLVHDADAWWQMKQYGYRRPQEGFKPIHMPKGTAAGIVLAGLSTLCGFALIWHIWWLAIASFAATILSAIIHTFNYKRDYYIPAEEVIRTEASRTQLMAGHG; from the coding sequence ATGCCCGAGCGTTCTGAACTCGCCAACATGATTTTTGGCCGCCTGACGTGGGAGGCCATTCCGTATCACGAGCCGATCCTGCTCGCCACCTTCGCGGTCGTCGCGCTGGTCGGCCTCGTGCTGGTCGGTGCGCTGACGTACTTCCGCCTCTGGGGCTACCTCTGGCGTGAATGGTTCACCAGCATCGACCACAAGAAGATCGGCATCATGTACGTCGTGCTGGGCATCGTGATGTTGCTGCGCGGCTTTGCCGATGCCGTCATGATGCGGATACAGCAGGCGGTGGCCTTTGGCGACAACCTGGGGTACCTGCCGCCGCACCACTACGACCAGATCTTCACCGCGCACGGCGTGATCATGATCTTCTTCGTCGCCATGCCGCTGGTGACGGGGCTCATGAACTTTGTCATGCCGCTGCAGATTGGCGCCCGCGACGTGGCGTTCCCCTTCCTCAACAACTTCAGCTTCTGGATGACCACCGGCGGCGCCGTCCTGGTGATGATGTCTCTGTTCGTGGGCGAATTCGCACGCACCGGTTGGCTGGCCTATCCGCCGCTGTCAGGCATTCTTGCCAGCCCCGATGTGGGTGTCGATTACTACATTTGGGCGCTACAGATAGCGGGCGTCGGGACCGTGCTATCGGGCATCAACCTGCTGGTCACCATCGTTAAGATGCGCGCGCCCGGCATGACGTTGATGCGCATGCCGATCTTCACCTGGACAGCGTTGTGCACGAACACGCTGATCGTTGCCGCCTTTCCGGTGTTGACGGCCGCAGTGACGCTGCTCGCCCTGGACCGTTACCTTGGCACCCATTTCTTTACGGTCGAGCAGGGCGGCAGCGCGATGATGTATGTGAACCTGATCTGGATCTGGGGGCACCCCGAGGTCTATATCCTGGTGCTGCCCGCGTTCGGCATCTTCTCGGAGGTGGTGGCCACGTTTTCCCGCAAGCGCCTGTTCGGCTACGCGTCGATGGTGTACGCCACGGTCGTGATCACCGTGCTGTCGTACCTCGTCTGGCTCCACCACTTTTTCACCATGGGCTCGGGCGCCAGCGTCAACTCGTTCTTCGGGATCACGACGATGATCATCTCGATCCCGACAGGCGCCAAGATCTTCAATTGGCTGTTCACGATGTATCACGGCAAGATCCGCTTCGAACCGCCCATGCTGTGGACGATCGGGTTCATGGTGACGTTCGTCATTGGCGGCATGACAGGTGTGCTGCTGGCGGTGCCGCCGGCGGACTTCTCGCTGCACAACAGCCTCTTCCTGATCGCGCACTTCCACAACGTGATCATCGGCGGCGTGCTGTTTGGCCTCATGGCCGGCATTACCTACTGGTTTCCCAAGGCCTTTGGGTACCGCCTCGTTTCATCTTGGGGCAAGGCGTCGTTCTGGTTCTGGTTTGTCGGCTTCTACATCGCGTTCATGCCGTTGTACTGGCTGGGCATGCTTGGGGTCACACGCCGCATGAACCATTTCGACGATCCGTCCTTGCAGATATGGTTCCAGATTGCCGCATTGGGCGCCTTGCTGATCGCCGTCGGCATTGCCTGCTTCCTGATCCAGCTTGTGGTCAGCTTCCTCCGTCGGGAAGAACTGCGCGACACGACCGGCGACCCGTGGAATGGCCGCACGTTGGAGTGGTCCACATCGTCGCCGCCGCCGCAGTACAACTTCGCAATGACGCCGCTCGTACATGACGCCGACGCCTGGTGGCAGATGAAGCAGTACGGTTACCGGCGTCCTCAGGAAGGCTTCAAGCCGATCCACATGCCCAAGGGCACCGCCGCCGGCATTGTGCTGGCGGGGCTCTCCACGTTGTGCGGTTTTGCGCTGATCTGGCATATCTGGTGGCTGGCCATCGCGTCGTTCGCGGCCACGATCCTCTCGGCGATCATTCATACCTTCAACTACAAGCGCGACTACTACATTCCGGCGGAAGAGGTGATCCGCACCGAAGCATCGCGCACGCAACTGATGGCAGGCCATGGCTGA
- the cyoA gene encoding ubiquinol oxidase subunit II encodes MPRFNAVVTPLGITGRSLWRGAAIALLVTLTGCSHAVLLSPAGDMAVRQRDLIIIATCLMLLIIVPVIVLTLVFAWRYRESAENAHYNPDWDHSTVLELAIWAAPLLIIITLGAVTWVSTHQLDPYRPLTRLDQDRPVPAETKPLTVEVVAMDWKWLFVYPEQGIATVNELAAPVDRPIAFRITATTVMNAFFVPSLAGMVYAMPGMETKLHAVINRPGVYDGLSSNYSGAGFSHMRFKFHGLSNDEFDRWVQQVKSSGTSLSKDAYVKLAKPSESEPVQRYASVAPDLYDRILNRCVDGQACLADTMASNRNVKRFDPSAEICTASNTVDVMPMFAPDAAINDGRRLLR; translated from the coding sequence ATGCCACGCTTCAATGCAGTAGTGACACCCCTTGGAATTACGGGAAGGTCGCTTTGGCGAGGTGCAGCAATTGCCTTGTTGGTGACCCTTACAGGTTGTAGCCACGCGGTGCTGTTGTCGCCGGCTGGCGACATGGCGGTGCGACAGCGGGATTTGATCATCATCGCGACATGTCTGATGTTGCTGATCATCGTCCCGGTGATCGTTCTGACCCTGGTGTTTGCATGGCGGTATCGGGAGAGCGCTGAAAACGCGCACTACAACCCCGATTGGGATCATTCCACCGTGCTGGAGCTGGCCATCTGGGCCGCACCGCTCCTGATCATCATCACGCTGGGCGCCGTCACCTGGGTCAGCACCCATCAACTCGATCCGTATCGGCCGCTGACACGGCTGGATCAGGACCGTCCGGTGCCCGCCGAGACCAAGCCGCTTACCGTGGAAGTCGTGGCAATGGACTGGAAGTGGCTGTTCGTCTATCCCGAGCAGGGCATTGCTACCGTCAACGAGCTGGCTGCACCGGTCGACCGCCCCATTGCGTTCCGGATCACGGCCACCACGGTCATGAACGCGTTCTTCGTGCCGTCTCTGGCGGGCATGGTCTATGCCATGCCGGGCATGGAAACCAAGCTTCATGCGGTGATCAACCGGCCTGGCGTCTATGACGGGCTCTCGTCCAACTACAGCGGCGCGGGCTTCTCGCACATGCGGTTCAAATTCCACGGACTGTCGAACGACGAGTTCGACCGGTGGGTCCAGCAGGTCAAGTCGTCGGGCACGTCGCTGTCGAAGGACGCTTACGTGAAGCTCGCCAAGCCCAGCGAGAGCGAACCCGTGCAGCGCTATGCCAGCGTGGCGCCGGACCTTTATGACCGCATCCTGAACCGCTGTGTGGATGGCCAGGCATGCCTGGCCGACACCATGGCGAGCAACCGCAACGTGAAGCGCTTCGATCCGTCGGCGGAAATCTGTACCGCCAGCAATACGGTCGATGTCATGCCCATGTTTGCGCCGGATGCGGCCATCAACGACGGTCGAAGGTTGTTGCGGTAA
- a CDS encoding MFS transporter: MASLTHQHRASPTAPPAPGHHEVAPAEIAIGVVIGRASEYFDFFVYGIASVLVFPSVYFPFASELAGLLFSFTVFSFAFIGRPFGTALFMRIQRRWGRSTKLTASLFLLGTATVGIAFLPSYATIGHSAIYLLALFRFMQGIAFGGSWDGLPSLLALNSPENKRGWYAMVGQLGAPTGFIIAGALFLFLYTSLTFQEFIDWGWRYPFYVAFAINVVALFARLRLVVTHEYTQLLEEEQLEPISTLQMVNAQGFNIFLGAFAALASYALFHLVTVFPLSWVSLRKTQSVPAVLTVQIIGAAIAFVGTLVSGLIADRFGRRTTLAAMAVLIGIFSLAAPWLLDGGVAGQDIFILVGFGLLGLSYGQAAGVVTSNFESRFRYTGAALTTDFGWLFGAAFAPLVALGLSSLFGLGAVSLYLLSGVVGTLVALRINKALGTPDS; this comes from the coding sequence ATGGCAAGTCTGACCCACCAGCATCGCGCGTCGCCCACTGCCCCGCCCGCCCCGGGACACCATGAAGTTGCCCCGGCAGAGATTGCCATAGGCGTCGTGATCGGGCGCGCGTCGGAGTACTTCGACTTTTTCGTCTACGGCATCGCGTCGGTGCTGGTGTTCCCTTCGGTCTACTTTCCGTTTGCCAGTGAATTGGCCGGTCTGCTGTTCAGCTTCACGGTCTTTTCCTTCGCCTTTATCGGGCGCCCGTTCGGCACGGCGCTGTTCATGCGCATCCAGCGCCGATGGGGGCGCAGTACCAAACTGACGGCGTCGCTCTTCCTACTTGGCACGGCCACGGTGGGCATTGCGTTCTTGCCGTCGTACGCAACGATCGGCCATTCGGCCATCTATTTGCTGGCGCTCTTCCGCTTCATGCAGGGCATCGCGTTTGGCGGCTCGTGGGATGGCCTGCCCTCTTTGCTGGCGCTGAACTCCCCTGAAAACAAGCGCGGCTGGTACGCCATGGTCGGGCAGTTGGGCGCCCCGACCGGGTTCATCATCGCCGGGGCGCTGTTCCTGTTCCTCTATACCAGCCTGACGTTTCAGGAATTCATCGATTGGGGCTGGCGTTATCCGTTCTACGTCGCCTTCGCCATCAACGTGGTGGCGCTATTTGCGCGGCTGCGGCTGGTGGTGACGCACGAATACACGCAACTGCTCGAGGAAGAACAGCTGGAACCCATCAGCACCCTGCAGATGGTGAACGCGCAAGGGTTCAACATCTTCCTGGGGGCCTTTGCCGCACTTGCCAGCTATGCGCTGTTCCACCTGGTCACCGTGTTTCCGCTGTCATGGGTGTCGCTGCGCAAGACACAGAGCGTGCCTGCCGTGCTGACCGTCCAGATCATCGGCGCTGCGATCGCGTTTGTGGGGACGCTAGTTTCCGGCCTGATTGCCGACCGATTCGGTCGACGCACCACCTTGGCGGCTATGGCCGTGCTGATTGGCATCTTCAGCCTGGCCGCACCTTGGCTGCTCGATGGCGGTGTTGCGGGCCAGGACATTTTCATCCTGGTCGGCTTCGGTCTGCTGGGGCTGTCCTATGGCCAGGCGGCGGGCGTGGTGACGTCCAACTTTGAGAGTCGATTCCGCTATACCGGTGCCGCCCTGACGACCGATTTCGGCTGGCTGTTCGGTGCGGCATTCGCACCGCTCGTGGCGCTAGGCTTGTCGTCGCTGTTCGGCCTTGGCGCGGTCAGCCTGTACCTGCTCTCAGGGGTGGTGGGGACGCTGGTGGCGCTGCGGATCAATAAGGCGCTTGGGACACCGGATTCGTAA
- a CDS encoding CsbD family protein, which yields MNKDQVKGTVEKMKGKVNEALGKATNNPARELKGDLQQAGGQARKDAGDVKEAAKDIAKKSR from the coding sequence ATGAACAAGGATCAAGTGAAAGGTACGGTCGAGAAAATGAAGGGCAAGGTCAACGAGGCCCTGGGCAAAGCGACCAATAATCCTGCACGCGAACTGAAGGGCGACCTCCAGCAGGCCGGTGGCCAAGCGCGCAAGGACGCGGGAGACGTCAAGGAAGCAGCGAAGGACATTGCAAAGAAGTCCCGCTGA
- a CDS encoding maleate cis-trans isomerase family protein — MKNFRIGQIVPSSNTTMETEIPAMLTSRYAEFPDERFTFHSARMRMMHVTPEELKNMDVASDRCALELSDARCDVMAYACLVAIMSQGRGYHRVSQERLARITEQNNAPTPVLSSAGALIDAIHVQGYKKVAIITPYMKPLTQTVIDYIEDSGIEVTDSISLEVSDNLAVGRLDPANLVGHADRLNISGADAVVLSACVQMPSLPSIQVVEDRLDRPVFSAATSTVYQMLKTLGLKAKVPSAGYLLSGAF; from the coding sequence ATGAAGAATTTCCGCATTGGGCAAATTGTCCCCAGCTCCAATACCACGATGGAGACCGAAATCCCGGCGATGCTGACCTCCCGCTACGCCGAGTTTCCCGATGAACGTTTCACGTTCCACTCAGCCCGCATGCGCATGATGCATGTCACACCAGAGGAGCTGAAAAACATGGACGTGGCAAGCGACCGCTGCGCGCTTGAATTGAGTGATGCCCGCTGCGATGTCATGGCATATGCTTGCCTGGTCGCCATCATGAGCCAGGGCCGTGGCTATCACCGTGTTTCGCAGGAGCGTCTGGCCAGGATTACCGAGCAGAACAACGCCCCCACGCCTGTGCTCAGTTCCGCCGGAGCCCTGATAGACGCCATCCATGTACAGGGCTACAAGAAGGTTGCAATCATCACGCCATACATGAAGCCGCTCACGCAAACAGTGATCGACTATATCGAGGATTCCGGTATCGAAGTCACCGATTCAATCAGCCTGGAAGTATCGGACAATCTTGCCGTGGGTCGGCTCGATCCGGCAAACCTTGTCGGCCATGCGGATCGCCTCAACATCAGCGGCGCCGATGCGGTCGTGCTGTCGGCATGCGTGCAGATGCCGTCGCTGCCATCAATTCAGGTGGTCGAAGACCGGCTCGATCGGCCTGTGTTCTCGGCGGCGACTTCTACGGTCTACCAGATGCTGAAGACGCTTGGGCTGAAGGCGAAGGTTCCGAGTGCAGGTTATCTGCTGTCCGGAGCATTCTGA
- a CDS encoding MFS transporter, giving the protein MTINSSPDAASTGAFRQPALSSTVQRYVTLGGSWAAWLFDALDATIFGFVMLAIANTFSVGLRDVVSTVAWFLLATGIGGLFLGNIADRIGRKKTILASVFIYGTGTLLCGFASSVLELNVYRFCVGVAVGGLWSAASALVSEIWAPEGRAKAIAFMQTGWSGGGLLAACFAWTLLDPSNPDSWRKLFIYASIPAYVTFVFILLFVKESPVWLANRTYKAKHAKKSSLFEIFRPAYLKMTLLGLSISIFGMYGYWIITTFTPTYLQSILHVRVDQAPVFLIWTGIGATIGYLVYGQLAELIGRRKSFALFFLGMAIMVPVFAYGATLMPLTDGKLAFTTRNIVAIGVLAALLGFFTGYFSGFGAWYSELFPTSIRSTAAGFCFNFGRVGAILGIKLVPILIPLIGFTATISLASVSYLIASAMVFLLQETKGVRLTSDN; this is encoded by the coding sequence TTGACTATCAACTCATCGCCAGACGCGGCAAGCACCGGGGCGTTCCGGCAGCCTGCTCTTTCGTCTACCGTACAGCGCTATGTGACGCTCGGTGGTTCCTGGGCGGCATGGCTGTTCGATGCGCTGGACGCGACCATCTTCGGTTTCGTGATGCTTGCGATTGCGAATACCTTCTCCGTTGGCCTGAGGGATGTCGTCTCCACTGTCGCATGGTTTCTGCTCGCAACAGGGATCGGTGGGCTGTTTCTGGGCAATATCGCGGACCGGATCGGACGCAAGAAGACCATTCTCGCGTCCGTGTTCATCTATGGCACCGGAACGCTGCTGTGTGGCTTCGCATCGAGCGTGCTCGAGTTGAATGTCTACCGATTCTGCGTCGGTGTGGCCGTGGGTGGCCTGTGGTCCGCTGCATCGGCACTGGTGTCTGAGATCTGGGCCCCGGAGGGCCGCGCCAAGGCCATCGCGTTCATGCAAACCGGTTGGTCAGGCGGCGGACTCCTGGCGGCATGCTTCGCATGGACGCTACTCGACCCCTCGAACCCCGATTCCTGGCGCAAGCTCTTCATCTACGCATCGATTCCTGCATACGTGACGTTTGTATTCATCCTGCTGTTCGTGAAGGAGTCGCCGGTCTGGCTTGCTAACCGAACCTACAAGGCGAAACACGCGAAGAAGTCGAGCCTGTTCGAGATCTTCCGCCCGGCCTACCTGAAGATGACCCTGCTGGGCCTGTCGATTTCGATCTTCGGCATGTACGGGTACTGGATCATCACGACCTTTACCCCGACCTATCTGCAGAGCATCCTGCATGTGCGTGTGGACCAGGCTCCGGTGTTCCTGATTTGGACCGGCATCGGTGCCACGATAGGCTATCTCGTCTACGGCCAGCTTGCCGAATTGATTGGTCGCCGCAAGTCGTTTGCGCTGTTCTTCCTGGGCATGGCAATCATGGTGCCGGTGTTCGCATACGGCGCGACATTGATGCCACTGACGGACGGAAAACTAGCATTCACAACCCGCAACATCGTCGCCATTGGCGTCCTTGCGGCACTGCTCGGTTTCTTTACCGGCTACTTCAGCGGCTTCGGCGCCTGGTATTCCGAGCTGTTCCCCACCAGCATTCGTTCCACGGCGGCCGGCTTCTGTTTCAACTTTGGCCGCGTGGGCGCCATCCTCGGTATCAAGCTGGTGCCGATCCTGATACCGCTGATCGGATTCACTGCGACGATTTCGCTGGCATCGGTGTCCTACCTCATTGCGTCGGCCATGGTGTTCCTGCTTCAGGAAACCAAGGGCGTGCGTCTCACCAGCGACAACTAA
- a CDS encoding LysR family transcriptional regulator: MKLDPQSLRLFISVLEEGTIAAASQREHIAAAAVSRRLSELESLLGSQLLIRSNKGIEPTEAGTALMYMARGVLNDLSGIVSEMQEYSHGKRGSVRLLANISAITQFLPALLKSFMEKHPNIRVTLEQMESLAITRSVAESRADIGLFTRMPHEASVEIHPFRTDELVVLLQADHPLADRASVCFDEVLDFDVVSLHSGTHLHYQMLQAANESGRTFSPRMEVSSYDALCLMVQTGMGIGILPKGSTSAYSMPEMKILRLDEPWAQRELSMCVRNVETLTPAARLLFDHLQREQSAETPAVNGTAATSS, translated from the coding sequence ATGAAACTGGATCCGCAATCACTTCGCCTGTTTATCAGCGTGCTTGAGGAAGGCACCATTGCGGCTGCCTCGCAGCGCGAACACATTGCCGCGGCCGCCGTGAGTCGCCGGCTCAGCGAGCTGGAGTCGCTTCTGGGATCGCAACTCCTGATTCGCAGCAATAAGGGCATCGAACCTACGGAAGCCGGAACGGCGCTGATGTACATGGCGCGCGGTGTCCTGAACGACCTCAGCGGCATCGTCTCGGAGATGCAGGAGTACTCGCATGGCAAGCGGGGATCGGTTCGCCTGCTCGCCAATATTTCCGCGATTACCCAGTTTTTGCCCGCACTCCTGAAATCGTTCATGGAAAAGCACCCGAATATCCGGGTGACCCTTGAACAGATGGAGAGCCTCGCGATCACGCGGAGCGTCGCCGAAAGCCGTGCCGATATTGGGCTCTTTACGCGCATGCCGCATGAGGCCAGCGTCGAGATCCACCCCTTTCGCACCGACGAACTCGTGGTCTTGCTTCAAGCGGATCACCCGCTTGCGGACCGCGCCAGCGTTTGCTTCGATGAAGTACTTGATTTCGACGTTGTGTCCCTGCACAGCGGGACACACCTGCACTACCAGATGCTGCAGGCCGCAAACGAATCCGGCCGCACATTCTCGCCGCGGATGGAGGTATCCAGTTACGATGCGCTCTGTTTAATGGTGCAGACCGGCATGGGCATCGGCATATTGCCAAAGGGCAGTACCAGCGCGTATAGCATGCCGGAAATGAAGATCCTGCGTCTGGACGAACCGTGGGCCCAGCGAGAACTATCGATGTGCGTGCGCAACGTGGAAACACTGACACCGGCGGCACGACTCCTGTTCGATCACCTTCAGCGCGAGCAATCTGCTGAAACACCTGCAGTGAATGGCACCGCGGCGACGTCCTCCTAG
- a CDS encoding FAD:protein FMN transferase: MLGTLVDVQAEGSEAEAAVAAAFDEMAAVHALLTFHAKDSELQVINRAAPGERLIADSRTLAVLRLAAELHIVSERAFDCRVSPSDLLADRRFPISFDGDIVVKETCAYMDLGGIAKGFAVDCAIEVLRTFAVERAIVNAGGDLRHHGAWPMSVQVRDPQNAARVATSVLLDNAALASSTAGGFGAVAESASRIRDARGRLLPPLAGATVQAPTCMLADALTKVVLATGDAAHPLLRRYGGAVVVYSRA, from the coding sequence TTGCTCGGCACCCTGGTCGACGTGCAGGCTGAAGGGTCGGAGGCGGAAGCCGCCGTGGCGGCCGCGTTCGACGAGATGGCCGCTGTGCACGCATTGCTCACTTTTCATGCGAAGGACAGTGAACTGCAGGTCATCAATCGCGCGGCGCCGGGTGAGAGGCTCATTGCAGATTCTCGGACCCTTGCCGTTCTGCGCCTTGCGGCTGAACTGCATATCGTGTCGGAGCGCGCATTCGATTGCCGTGTCAGCCCCTCCGACTTGCTCGCGGACAGGCGGTTTCCCATTTCCTTCGACGGTGACATCGTCGTCAAAGAAACCTGCGCATACATGGATCTTGGAGGCATCGCCAAGGGTTTTGCGGTGGATTGTGCGATCGAGGTGTTGCGCACCTTCGCGGTCGAGCGCGCGATCGTGAATGCCGGCGGCGACCTGCGCCACCACGGCGCCTGGCCGATGTCGGTGCAGGTGCGTGACCCGCAAAACGCTGCCCGTGTTGCAACGTCTGTGCTGCTCGACAACGCGGCACTGGCGAGTTCGACGGCTGGCGGTTTTGGCGCAGTCGCCGAAAGTGCATCCCGCATCCGCGATGCTCGCGGCAGGTTGCTGCCACCGCTTGCCGGTGCAACGGTGCAGGCGCCCACCTGCATGCTGGCCGACGCGCTGACCAAAGTCGTGCTTGCCACTGGCGATGCAGCGCATCCGCTGTTGAGACGGTACGGCGGGGCTGTGGTCGTATACTCGCGAGCTTAG
- a CDS encoding FMN-binding protein — protein sequence MRYQPVPIVLVCAAAVGAPGMIVTKAFAADYLSAAEAQKAMFPGATGFEPVPLTLSADQLKQLAERAGGPAKPGAWRAWQAKQGDKTLGYFVTDAVIGKFELINYAVALNTAGEISGVEILTYRESHGYEVRNKPWRAQFLGKSANSALRVGDDINNISGATLSCTHLTDGIRRIAVMARLALVQR from the coding sequence ATGCGTTACCAGCCAGTGCCCATTGTTCTTGTCTGTGCCGCCGCCGTGGGGGCGCCGGGCATGATTGTCACCAAGGCGTTTGCGGCGGACTACCTGTCCGCTGCCGAGGCCCAGAAGGCAATGTTTCCCGGCGCCACAGGCTTTGAGCCGGTGCCGCTCACGCTCTCAGCCGACCAGCTCAAGCAGTTGGCCGAACGTGCGGGCGGCCCGGCCAAGCCGGGTGCGTGGCGCGCATGGCAAGCCAAGCAAGGTGATAAGACACTCGGCTACTTCGTGACCGACGCCGTCATCGGCAAATTCGAGCTCATCAACTACGCCGTGGCCCTGAACACCGCCGGCGAGATCAGCGGCGTGGAAATCCTTACCTACCGAGAAAGCCACGGCTACGAAGTCCGCAACAAGCCGTGGCGCGCACAGTTTCTGGGCAAGTCGGCCAATTCGGCGCTGCGTGTGGGCGATGACATCAACAACATCAGCGGAGCAACGTTGTCGTGCACGCATCTCACCGATGGCATCCGGCGCATTGCGGTGATGGCGCGGTTGGCGCTCGTCCAGCGCTGA